A portion of the Ferrimonas lipolytica genome contains these proteins:
- a CDS encoding NADH-quinone oxidoreductase subunit C, with product MTTLEANTAKERHQGASYVAGVRQLFPSAVLNEEWQTDNQVTLTVKPTSLIDVMKWLYYERDGWLAVSWGNDERSLNGAFAVYHALTMEGETKSWVTVKILVDEITQEFPSITPHIPAAVWGEREIRDMYGLKPVGLPDERRLVLPDDFPEDLHPMRKDAMDYRQRPMPTSDTETYQFDNILGDDSNRIVPVGPLHITSDEPGHFRLFVDGEDIVDADYRMFYVHRGMEKLAETRLGYQEVPFLTDRICGICGFTHSVGYSNSVENAIGIPVPKRAKMIRTVLLEVERLHSHLLNIGLSSHFVGFDTGFMQFFRLREKTMELAEMLTGARKTYGLNLIGGVRRDILKEQRLKGIQLVQEVRREFTQLVDMLMSTPNLHSRIHGIGVLDKKIARDFSPVGPTVRSTGFKRDARAVHAATLESYGAMPMEIQTETTGDVAGRVMIRVRETFDSLNMVEFGLDHLPPGALLVEGFTYTPHKFALGFTEAPRGENVHWSMTGDNQKLFRWRARAATLANWPVLRYMLRGNTVSDAPLIIGSLDPCYSCTDRVTLVDTKKGKSQTVSYQEIERYSIERTNSPLK from the coding sequence GTGACTACATTAGAAGCGAATACCGCGAAAGAAAGACACCAGGGTGCGAGTTACGTTGCCGGAGTGCGGCAACTGTTCCCGTCCGCTGTATTAAACGAAGAGTGGCAGACCGATAACCAAGTAACGCTAACGGTGAAGCCAACTTCATTGATTGATGTAATGAAATGGCTCTACTACGAGCGTGATGGTTGGCTGGCGGTCTCGTGGGGTAACGATGAGCGTAGTCTCAATGGAGCCTTTGCGGTCTACCATGCGTTAACCATGGAGGGGGAAACCAAAAGCTGGGTAACGGTCAAGATTTTGGTGGATGAGATAACCCAAGAGTTTCCATCCATTACTCCGCATATCCCTGCTGCGGTTTGGGGTGAACGGGAAATTCGCGACATGTATGGCCTTAAACCGGTTGGTCTACCGGATGAGCGCCGCTTGGTGTTGCCGGATGACTTCCCAGAAGATCTGCACCCAATGCGCAAAGATGCAATGGATTACCGCCAACGGCCAATGCCAACCAGCGATACCGAAACCTACCAGTTCGACAACATCTTGGGTGACGACAGCAACCGCATTGTGCCAGTGGGACCGCTGCACATCACCTCTGATGAACCGGGTCACTTCCGCTTGTTTGTTGATGGCGAAGATATCGTCGATGCCGATTACCGCATGTTCTACGTTCACCGTGGCATGGAGAAGTTGGCTGAAACCCGCTTGGGTTACCAAGAGGTACCATTCCTTACCGATCGGATCTGCGGGATCTGTGGCTTTACTCACTCAGTGGGTTACTCCAACTCGGTTGAGAACGCCATCGGCATTCCGGTGCCAAAGCGCGCCAAGATGATCCGTACCGTGTTGCTGGAAGTGGAGCGCTTGCACAGCCACCTGCTCAACATTGGTCTTTCCAGTCACTTTGTTGGTTTCGACACCGGCTTTATGCAGTTTTTCCGCCTTCGTGAAAAAACCATGGAGTTAGCGGAGATGCTTACCGGTGCGCGTAAGACTTACGGCCTTAACCTAATTGGCGGCGTCCGTCGCGACATCTTAAAAGAGCAGCGCCTTAAAGGGATTCAGCTGGTGCAAGAGGTGCGACGTGAGTTCACTCAGCTGGTGGATATGTTGATGAGCACGCCTAACCTGCACAGCCGTATTCATGGCATTGGTGTGCTGGATAAGAAGATTGCTCGCGACTTCAGCCCTGTAGGACCAACCGTGCGCAGTACTGGCTTTAAACGCGATGCACGTGCGGTTCATGCGGCCACTTTAGAGTCCTATGGTGCGATGCCAATGGAGATCCAAACCGAAACCACAGGTGACGTAGCAGGGCGGGTGATGATCCGCGTACGCGAGACCTTTGACTCGCTCAATATGGTTGAGTTTGGTCTTGATCACTTGCCACCAGGGGCACTGCTGGTTGAAGGCTTCACCTACACCCCACACAAGTTTGCGCTGGGCTTTACCGAAGCACCGCGGGGCGAAAACGTGCACTGGAGCATGACCGGCGACAACCAGAAACTGTTCCGCTGGCGCGCCCGTGCCGCCACGCTGGCGAACTGGCCAGTGCTGCGTTACATGTTGCGCGGCAACACCGTATCCGATGCGCCACTGATCATCGGTAGCCTAGATCCTTGCTACTCCTGTACCGACCGAGTGACCTTGGTCGACACCAAGAAAGGCAAGTCGCAAACGGTGTCTTATCAAGAGATTGAGCGCTACTCGATTGAGCGCACCAACTCGCCACTGAAATAA
- the hyfE gene encoding hydrogenase 4 membrane subunit yields the protein MMSNEIVINNLAGMLIVTSLLVIGGKSPKLVTLLYSLQSLILVCTFLAIASAMDATELYTWSATAFVTKVVLLPAILYKACSDMVDPKLDTTSINFSWILVIGAALSFGSFLAVEAVQLPIVANLKPALAVSLSHFFLGLLCIISQRNILKQLFGYCLMENGSSLMLALLANKAPGVVEVGITIDAVFAVVFMVILVRQIFRNLHTLDVQQLTSLKG from the coding sequence ATGATGAGTAATGAAATCGTAATTAACAACCTTGCTGGGATGCTGATCGTCACCTCGTTGCTGGTGATTGGCGGTAAAAGCCCAAAGCTGGTTACCTTGCTGTATTCGCTGCAGTCACTGATCTTGGTTTGTACCTTCTTGGCCATCGCCAGTGCGATGGATGCAACTGAGTTGTACACCTGGTCGGCGACGGCGTTTGTTACCAAGGTGGTGCTGTTACCGGCCATCTTATACAAGGCCTGTAGCGACATGGTTGACCCGAAACTCGACACCACATCCATCAACTTCAGCTGGATCCTAGTCATTGGTGCCGCGCTCTCCTTTGGTTCTTTCCTTGCCGTCGAAGCGGTGCAACTGCCTATCGTGGCCAACCTAAAACCGGCCTTAGCCGTATCGTTGAGCCACTTCTTCCTCGGTTTGCTGTGCATCATCAGCCAGCGCAACATCCTCAAGCAGTTGTTTGGCTACTGCCTAATGGAAAACGGTTCCTCATTAATGCTGGCATTGCTGGCGAATAAGGCACCGGGCGTGGTTGAGGTCGGCATCACTATCGATGCGGTATTCGCCGTGGTCTTCATGGTGATTCTGGTGCGGCAGATCTTCCGCAACCTGCACACCTTAGATGTGCAGCAGTTAACGTCACTGAAGGGGTAG
- a CDS encoding aryl-sulfate sulfotransferase, with amino-acid sequence MKKSTIATLSMVCSLLMATGMTVYSEPAYAVLKIKRTAQGQLGAMQVNPYGYAPLSAVIDLNSKSPTDVTVTVRGKGKNGVPVSYSVGQQTMLTHNGIPVFGLYGDYANKVDLEYKLDGKKINETYTIVTQPVVGVTLDGATHAFPQVTPVKVENDFKERLYWVNHLPHNSNNDLITRVGGGAFEWDRWSVNFITDTQGEVRWYLDHNKIHDIYDARKRGVLMGVHQVDNGDIIFGQGQRYYRMDLMGRMIMERDLPAGFIDFSHDMQEMPNGNYLIRAAKKNYVRPDGKVVHTIRDHIVEVDPYGQVVDYWDLNTILDPMRDDMLKAMDARAVCINVDDDAGPIDVEPDAPFGDVPGVGIGRNWAHVNSVDYDASDDSIIISPRHQTTAVKIGRDKKVKWILGPSAGWKGELATKLLTPVDAKGKKLDCSPQGLCEDTDFDFGYAQHTSFWVPEKDTLTIFDNGDGRHLEQPAMPTMKYSRAVEYRINEDDMTVEQIWEYGKERGYEFYSPITSVTEYQADKDSMMVYFASANLMEHSITKPKLVELEYGTQDVKVELHIESTVKRQPSYRTTVIRPTAAFSK; translated from the coding sequence ATGAAAAAAAGCACTATAGCCACATTATCCATGGTGTGTTCACTATTAATGGCAACCGGCATGACTGTATATTCAGAGCCTGCTTACGCAGTATTAAAAATAAAAAGAACTGCACAGGGACAATTAGGTGCGATGCAAGTTAACCCTTACGGTTATGCGCCATTAAGTGCCGTCATCGACCTTAATTCTAAATCGCCTACTGATGTTACTGTTACCGTGCGTGGCAAAGGCAAAAATGGTGTGCCTGTAAGTTATTCTGTCGGCCAGCAAACTATGCTAACTCATAACGGCATTCCGGTATTTGGTTTATATGGTGATTATGCCAACAAAGTTGACCTGGAATATAAATTGGATGGCAAAAAAATTAACGAGACATACACTATTGTCACCCAGCCGGTAGTTGGCGTTACACTTGACGGAGCCACACACGCGTTTCCTCAAGTAACACCTGTTAAGGTCGAAAATGACTTTAAAGAGCGCCTATATTGGGTTAACCATTTACCTCACAACAGTAATAATGATCTCATTACTCGAGTTGGTGGTGGTGCCTTTGAGTGGGACCGTTGGTCAGTTAATTTTATTACCGATACGCAAGGCGAAGTTCGTTGGTATTTAGATCACAACAAAATTCATGATATCTACGATGCTCGCAAACGTGGCGTTCTTATGGGGGTTCACCAAGTTGACAATGGTGACATTATCTTTGGCCAAGGCCAACGCTATTACCGCATGGATCTGATGGGCCGGATGATTATGGAACGGGATCTACCCGCCGGCTTTATTGACTTCTCCCACGACATGCAAGAGATGCCAAATGGCAACTATCTGATCCGAGCTGCAAAGAAAAACTATGTCCGCCCAGACGGTAAAGTCGTTCACACCATTCGAGACCACATTGTTGAGGTTGACCCATATGGACAAGTAGTCGATTACTGGGACTTAAATACCATTCTCGACCCTATGCGTGACGACATGCTTAAAGCGATGGATGCGCGCGCTGTCTGTATCAATGTTGACGATGATGCAGGTCCAATTGACGTTGAGCCAGATGCACCATTTGGAGATGTACCTGGAGTAGGAATTGGTCGCAACTGGGCCCATGTTAACTCAGTAGATTATGATGCAAGCGATGATTCAATCATTATCTCGCCACGCCACCAAACCACCGCAGTTAAGATTGGCCGCGACAAAAAAGTAAAATGGATTCTTGGCCCAAGTGCTGGATGGAAAGGTGAACTTGCTACCAAACTGCTAACCCCAGTTGATGCTAAAGGCAAAAAACTGGATTGTTCTCCACAGGGGCTATGTGAAGACACGGACTTTGATTTTGGTTACGCCCAGCACACCTCTTTTTGGGTACCGGAAAAAGACACCCTGACTATCTTTGATAATGGTGATGGTCGTCATTTAGAACAGCCGGCAATGCCAACTATGAAGTATAGCCGCGCTGTTGAATATCGAATCAACGAAGACGACATGACTGTTGAGCAGATTTGGGAATATGGTAAAGAGCGAGGTTACGAGTTCTACTCTCCAATTACCTCTGTTACCGAATACCAAGCAGATAAAGACTCAATGATGGTCTATTTCGCATCAGCCAACTTAATGGAGCATTCAATCACTAAGCCAAAACTGGTTGAGCTCGAATATGGCACCCAAGATGTAAAAGTAGAGCTGCATATCGAATCTACAGTTAAACGTCAACCGTCCTACCGAACCACGGTAATTCGTCCTACTGCGGCATTTAGCAAATAA
- a CDS encoding hydrogenase 4 subunit F produces MELNVLLPLLLGLPIVAALVGFGSLLLGAAGRPITIAAHLVSMVGVFVLSMMAAGSVISDGPALLFGNWFYLDGLTALFIGVLGLVALTTGLYSIGYINHEFNHGEITMRQHQLYYALFNMFVATMLLSLVSNNVIMMWVAIEATTVCSVFLVGLYGQRSSLEAAWKYLVICNVGLAFGLFGAIISYANGAATLPDPANAIFWTELRQYANLLDPALVHLAFIFVMIGFGTKVGLFPMHAWLPDAHSEAPSPVSALLSAGLLNCAFMVILRYYVITTESIGSTFPQMMMLGFGFMSVLVSSFFIIIQHDIKRKLAYHSVEHMGLIAMAIGLGPIGALAGLMHVINHSLAKTLMFCGAGNILLKYGSRDTGVVRGLLKAAPMTAVMVACGALALGGVPPFSIFITEFMMVTAAVDVDKTWFAVVLLLVLSMVLAALAHMVAGLVMGEKPTAVAKGDVSLMSIAPMCLLLVLLVVMGTRIPDGVLNTVDQAALVVLNSDETTTLNTLNLPEPIQRVIQTDAPVSTLVQNK; encoded by the coding sequence ATGGAGCTCAATGTTTTGCTTCCGCTATTGCTTGGCCTGCCGATTGTGGCCGCATTGGTTGGATTTGGCTCGCTGCTGCTCGGTGCAGCAGGGCGGCCAATCACCATTGCCGCACACTTAGTCAGCATGGTTGGGGTGTTTGTACTGTCGATGATGGCAGCTGGCAGCGTCATTAGTGACGGCCCGGCACTGTTATTTGGCAACTGGTTCTATCTCGACGGCTTAACCGCGCTGTTTATAGGTGTGCTTGGGTTGGTGGCGCTCACCACTGGGTTGTACTCGATTGGTTACATCAATCACGAGTTTAACCACGGCGAGATCACCATGCGTCAGCATCAGCTGTACTACGCCTTGTTCAACATGTTTGTGGCAACCATGCTGCTATCACTGGTATCGAACAACGTCATTATGATGTGGGTTGCGATTGAAGCGACCACCGTGTGCTCGGTGTTCTTGGTTGGCCTCTATGGTCAGCGCTCTTCGCTGGAAGCCGCATGGAAGTATCTGGTTATCTGTAACGTCGGCCTCGCTTTTGGTCTGTTCGGCGCCATCATCAGCTACGCCAACGGCGCGGCCACCTTGCCCGATCCAGCCAATGCCATCTTCTGGACTGAACTGCGTCAATACGCCAACTTGCTAGACCCAGCACTAGTACATCTGGCCTTTATCTTCGTGATGATAGGTTTTGGTACCAAGGTTGGTTTGTTTCCGATGCACGCTTGGCTGCCAGACGCGCACTCCGAAGCACCAAGCCCGGTCAGTGCCTTGCTGTCTGCTGGCCTGCTCAACTGTGCCTTTATGGTCATCCTGCGTTACTACGTCATTACCACAGAGTCCATCGGTAGTACCTTCCCGCAAATGATGATGCTCGGTTTTGGCTTTATGTCGGTGTTGGTGTCGTCGTTCTTTATCATCATTCAGCACGACATCAAACGTAAGTTGGCCTATCACAGCGTTGAACACATGGGTTTGATTGCAATGGCAATTGGCCTTGGCCCAATCGGTGCGCTGGCGGGCTTAATGCACGTTATCAACCACAGCTTGGCGAAAACGCTGATGTTCTGTGGCGCCGGCAACATCCTGCTGAAATATGGCAGCCGTGATACCGGTGTCGTACGTGGTTTGCTTAAAGCCGCACCGATGACCGCAGTCATGGTCGCTTGTGGTGCCTTGGCGCTTGGTGGCGTACCGCCGTTCTCGATCTTTATCACCGAGTTCATGATGGTTACCGCCGCAGTTGATGTTGATAAAACGTGGTTTGCGGTGGTGCTGCTGTTGGTGCTGTCGATGGTTTTAGCGGCTTTGGCGCACATGGTTGCAGGGCTGGTTATGGGCGAAAAACCAACCGCAGTGGCCAAGGGCGATGTCAGCTTGATGTCGATTGCGCCAATGTGCTTGCTGCTGGTGTTGCTGGTGGTCATGGGCACCCGTATCCCAGATGGCGTCCTTAACACCGTCGACCAAGCGGCTTTGGTGGTACTGAACAGCGACGAAACCACCACCTTGAATACCCTCAATCTGCCTGAACCGATCCAGCGGGTCATCCAGACCGATGCGCCTGTGTCCACCCTAGTTCAAAATAAGTGA
- a CDS encoding 4Fe-4S dicluster domain-containing protein, translating into MNRFVVADPKLCIGCGTCMAACSETHKKQGLQIHPRLTVMKHQQVTAPVLCRHCEDAPCIKVCPVKAISQQDGSVIVNESKCVGCTLCAIVCPFGAISTDGSRPVDYVTSFDTFIPSDPNSSNPSTSSPRCFGNGLLAWEPGVKAIAVKCDLCRHRKDGPACVGVCPTGALVEMGGCGGAAARKTKQTDQALVVDRLSQGGQL; encoded by the coding sequence ATGAATCGCTTTGTTGTTGCTGATCCCAAACTTTGTATCGGTTGCGGAACCTGCATGGCTGCATGTTCTGAAACCCATAAAAAACAAGGGTTGCAAATTCATCCGCGACTGACCGTCATGAAGCACCAGCAGGTTACCGCACCGGTTTTATGTAGGCATTGTGAAGACGCACCCTGCATAAAAGTTTGCCCGGTTAAGGCAATCTCTCAGCAAGATGGCTCAGTCATTGTTAATGAAAGCAAATGTGTAGGCTGCACCCTGTGCGCCATCGTTTGTCCTTTTGGCGCAATCAGCACCGACGGCAGCCGGCCGGTGGATTACGTCACCTCGTTCGACACCTTCATCCCTTCAGATCCCAATAGCAGTAACCCCAGTACCAGTTCGCCACGCTGCTTTGGTAATGGCCTGTTGGCGTGGGAACCCGGCGTAAAAGCCATCGCGGTTAAGTGCGATCTGTGCCGCCATAGAAAAGACGGCCCAGCTTGCGTCGGCGTATGCCCAACGGGTGCGCTGGTTGAGATGGGCGGTTGTGGTGGCGCTGCGGCGCGCAAAACCAAACAAACCGATCAGGCGTTGGTGGTTGATCGGCTTAGCCAAGGAGGCCAGCTATGA
- a CDS encoding respiratory chain complex I subunit 1 family protein, with protein sequence MQGLQMPSPEWIALAIIQAFIMLSLAPLVTGGTRVLRAKMHSRQGPGVLQDYRDIGKLLRRQELAPHPTGFVFRWTPTVMIVTMLLVGMALPTVTNQSPFPIAGDIITDIYLFAIFRFFFSLAGLDSGSIFAGLGASREVTLGVLVEPILMLSILVMVLIAGSSDLGLISTHVATQSMAVPGAMILAGLACAFVIFIEMGKLPFDCAEAEQELQEGPLTEYSGSGLAMIKLGLGLKQVVVAQLFIALFIPFGKATELTIPALGLATLVLLAKLFVIFLIAGVIENSVARTRFVKTHHLTWVGFGVAVLAFIFFLTGL encoded by the coding sequence ATGCAAGGACTGCAGATGCCAAGTCCTGAGTGGATTGCACTGGCAATTATTCAGGCATTCATAATGTTAAGCCTCGCGCCGTTAGTCACCGGGGGTACCCGGGTACTGCGAGCGAAGATGCACTCTCGCCAAGGGCCAGGGGTGTTACAAGACTACCGCGATATCGGCAAGTTGCTGCGCCGTCAAGAGTTGGCGCCGCACCCAACTGGGTTTGTGTTTCGGTGGACCCCAACGGTGATGATCGTAACCATGCTGTTGGTTGGTATGGCGCTGCCTACCGTGACCAATCAGTCGCCGTTCCCGATTGCCGGTGACATCATCACCGACATCTACCTGTTCGCCATCTTCCGCTTCTTCTTCTCACTGGCTGGGTTGGACAGTGGCAGCATCTTCGCAGGCCTAGGTGCCAGCCGCGAAGTGACGCTAGGTGTGTTGGTGGAGCCGATCTTGATGCTGTCGATTCTGGTGATGGTGTTAATCGCCGGCAGCTCCGATCTGGGTCTTATCAGTACCCACGTAGCAACGCAATCGATGGCGGTACCGGGGGCGATGATCTTAGCGGGTCTGGCCTGTGCATTCGTGATCTTTATTGAGATGGGCAAACTGCCGTTTGACTGCGCGGAAGCGGAGCAAGAGCTGCAGGAAGGGCCGTTAACCGAATATTCCGGTTCTGGTTTGGCGATGATCAAACTCGGCCTAGGTTTGAAGCAGGTTGTGGTTGCGCAGCTGTTCATTGCCCTGTTTATCCCGTTTGGCAAGGCCACCGAGCTGACGATTCCTGCACTAGGGCTCGCCACGCTGGTGCTGTTGGCAAAGCTGTTTGTGATCTTCCTGATTGCCGGGGTGATTGAAAACAGCGTGGCACGGACACGGTTTGTTAAAACCCACCACCTTACATGGGTTGGGTTTGGCGTTGCTGTGCTGGCCTTCATCTTCTTCCTGACCGGCCTCTAA
- a CDS encoding hydrogenase 4 subunit D — MENLAVTTIFIPLLGALLTLLAPKGSAKWVAQLFAGLATISVLALASSFHSSGVESVTYSILALDQIQLFGLTVDKISTLITAAVVVIGLLIAMFSLGYMSDGNREHPHEAAPRYYALLLAFIGAMAGLVLSSTILGQLLFFEVTGICSWALIGYYQSESSKKSALKALTITHVASIGLFIAAAMLLIETGTFELTALAQLSMESKTVVFLGILLAAWGKSAQLPLHVWLPDAMAAPTPISAYLHAASMVKVGVYIFARAILSAGEVPEIIGVVGVVGAIITMIYGFVMYLPQMDMKRLLAYSTITQLAYIFLALSLSVFGSSLALESGIAYIFNHAFAKTLFFLVAGALSYSCGTRMLPKLKGIVKGSPLLAVAFCVAALAITGVPPFNGFFSKFPLFVAGFELTSVHSWLMPILLLALVESVASFGWIMYWFGKSVIGEPSEAVSTMKPLPPVMSAVLVVLIIMSLCSSFIAANWIG, encoded by the coding sequence ATGGAAAATCTTGCTGTAACGACCATCTTCATTCCACTGCTGGGGGCATTGCTAACGCTGTTGGCCCCGAAAGGCAGTGCGAAATGGGTGGCGCAACTGTTCGCTGGGCTGGCCACTATCAGTGTGTTAGCACTGGCCTCGTCCTTTCATAGTAGTGGTGTTGAGTCGGTCACCTATTCGATTCTAGCCCTTGACCAGATCCAACTGTTTGGCTTAACCGTCGATAAAATCAGTACCTTAATTACCGCTGCAGTGGTGGTGATAGGGCTGTTGATTGCGATGTTCTCACTCGGTTACATGTCTGATGGCAACCGCGAGCATCCGCACGAAGCAGCACCGCGTTACTACGCCCTGTTGCTGGCCTTTATCGGTGCTATGGCCGGCTTGGTACTGTCATCCACCATCCTTGGGCAACTGCTGTTTTTCGAGGTAACTGGGATCTGTTCTTGGGCATTGATTGGTTACTACCAATCCGAGTCTTCGAAGAAATCGGCACTAAAGGCACTGACCATTACTCACGTCGCCTCCATCGGTCTGTTTATAGCCGCAGCGATGTTGCTGATAGAAACCGGCACCTTCGAGCTTACTGCCTTAGCGCAGTTAAGTATGGAGTCGAAAACCGTGGTGTTCCTAGGCATTTTGTTGGCCGCTTGGGGTAAGTCAGCACAGCTACCACTGCATGTGTGGTTACCCGATGCAATGGCAGCACCTACGCCTATCTCGGCTTACCTACACGCGGCGTCAATGGTGAAGGTTGGGGTGTACATCTTTGCCCGCGCCATTCTCTCCGCTGGCGAAGTGCCAGAGATCATCGGTGTTGTCGGTGTGGTTGGCGCCATCATCACCATGATTTACGGATTCGTGATGTACCTACCGCAGATGGATATGAAGCGACTGCTGGCGTACTCAACCATTACCCAGTTGGCTTACATCTTCTTGGCGTTATCGCTGTCGGTGTTTGGTTCCAGCTTAGCGTTGGAAAGTGGCATCGCTTACATCTTCAACCACGCCTTCGCGAAAACCCTGTTCTTCCTTGTTGCCGGTGCTCTGAGCTACAGCTGTGGTACGCGCATGCTGCCGAAGTTAAAGGGCATCGTTAAAGGCTCACCGCTGTTGGCCGTTGCTTTTTGTGTGGCTGCGTTGGCCATTACAGGGGTACCGCCATTTAACGGTTTCTTCTCCAAGTTCCCGTTATTTGTGGCGGGCTTTGAGCTGACCTCGGTCCATAGCTGGTTAATGCCAATACTGTTGTTGGCGTTGGTTGAGTCAGTCGCCAGTTTCGGCTGGATCATGTACTGGTTCGGCAAGTCAGTAATTGGCGAGCCATCGGAAGCCGTGTCCACCATGAAGCCACTGCCGCCAGTAATGTCTGCTGTGTTGGTGGTTCTTATCATCATGTCGCTCTGTTCCAGCTTTATCGCTGCGAACTGGATTGGGTAA
- the hyfB gene encoding hydrogenase 4 subunit B translates to MSPLDLLVLSLSLYLIGALATLLFKANEPMAYKLSGVFGAAGGVVGVVLALGALLSGEVNVYQLPSPFYFADLIVRIDLLGAFMIGVISLIVIAASIYSLSYMQEYEGKGAWAMGFFLNLFIASMVALVVCDNAFYFIVLFEAMSLASYFLVIGEQSEKGVKAGLQYFLYAHGGSVLIMIAFFLMYREAGSLNFDAFRQLSLDPTMASIVFLLAFFGFGAKAGIITLHGWLPQAHPAAPSHASALMSGVMVKVGVFGIIKVGIDLLGADLLWWGYMVLAFGAVSSVLGVLYALAEHDIKRLLAYHTVENIGIILMGVGVGMIGLASGNDVIAALGLLGGLYHLLNHAVFKGLLFLGAGSMIYRVHTKDMDSMGGLGKLMPYTAIAFLIGTMAISALPPLNGFVSEWFIYQSLISMSKTGDLLMTSLAPVAVIMLALTGALACMCFVKVYGICFAGAPKTQAAAKATEVPLCMNIGTMMLALMCIILGIGSPWIAPVISSVAAELVNSQAIVVQQGAALVPVDGTQAILSTPVIAVTLIALLMVPAAILRLFRGQKMARRVAGDPWACGYAVEDRMTVSAGSFTSTLRAMYEPLYRIRNILNPANRLLQGLTKTKQGASQLEPQLDNRVVMPTVRLVQALARRVQVLQRGDFRVYCMYIVVALFVLLIIPVELGVN, encoded by the coding sequence ATGAGCCCATTGGATCTATTGGTATTGTCACTTAGTCTCTATTTGATTGGCGCGCTGGCAACCCTGTTGTTTAAAGCAAATGAGCCGATGGCCTACAAGCTATCCGGTGTTTTTGGTGCCGCTGGCGGTGTGGTTGGGGTGGTATTAGCGCTGGGTGCATTGCTCAGTGGTGAGGTTAACGTTTACCAGCTGCCGAGCCCATTCTACTTCGCCGATTTGATTGTCAGAATCGACCTACTGGGCGCCTTTATGATCGGCGTTATCTCGTTGATAGTGATAGCAGCATCCATCTACTCACTGTCGTACATGCAAGAGTATGAAGGCAAGGGTGCTTGGGCGATGGGGTTCTTCCTCAATCTGTTTATCGCTTCAATGGTGGCCTTAGTCGTTTGTGACAACGCCTTCTACTTTATCGTTTTGTTTGAAGCGATGTCGTTGGCCTCTTACTTTTTGGTTATTGGCGAGCAGAGCGAGAAGGGCGTTAAAGCGGGCTTACAGTACTTCTTATACGCCCATGGCGGTTCAGTACTGATCATGATCGCCTTCTTCTTGATGTACCGCGAAGCGGGCAGCTTGAATTTCGACGCCTTCCGTCAACTCAGTCTCGACCCAACAATGGCGTCGATCGTGTTCCTGTTGGCGTTCTTCGGTTTCGGTGCCAAAGCAGGGATCATCACCCTGCACGGTTGGTTACCACAGGCTCACCCAGCCGCACCATCGCATGCATCAGCACTGATGTCTGGTGTCATGGTTAAGGTTGGGGTGTTTGGCATCATTAAGGTAGGCATCGATCTACTCGGTGCGGACCTGCTGTGGTGGGGCTACATGGTGTTGGCGTTCGGTGCCGTTTCATCGGTACTTGGGGTGCTTTATGCCTTGGCCGAGCACGACATCAAGCGACTATTGGCATATCACACCGTGGAAAACATCGGCATCATCTTGATGGGCGTTGGCGTCGGTATGATAGGTCTAGCCAGCGGCAACGATGTGATTGCGGCGCTAGGCTTGCTTGGTGGTTTGTATCACCTGCTAAACCACGCGGTGTTTAAGGGGCTATTGTTCCTTGGCGCTGGCTCGATGATCTACCGCGTGCACACCAAAGATATGGACAGCATGGGTGGTCTTGGCAAGTTGATGCCTTACACCGCTATCGCCTTCCTCATCGGCACCATGGCTATCTCGGCCTTGCCTCCGCTGAACGGCTTTGTCTCGGAATGGTTTATCTACCAGTCGCTTATCAGCATGAGTAAAACCGGCGATCTGCTTATGACCAGCCTCGCTCCGGTTGCGGTAATTATGCTGGCGTTAACCGGCGCTTTAGCGTGCATGTGTTTCGTAAAGGTCTACGGGATCTGCTTCGCTGGCGCACCGAAAACACAAGCCGCGGCTAAGGCAACTGAAGTGCCGCTGTGCATGAACATCGGCACCATGATGTTGGCGCTGATGTGCATCATCTTAGGTATCGGTTCTCCTTGGATTGCGCCAGTTATCTCCTCCGTTGCCGCAGAGCTGGTGAATAGCCAAGCCATCGTGGTGCAGCAGGGGGCAGCGCTGGTTCCGGTTGATGGCACCCAAGCCATTTTATCTACACCGGTTATCGCAGTGACGCTGATTGCCCTGTTGATGGTACCGGCAGCAATCCTGCGTCTGTTCCGTGGCCAAAAAATGGCCCGCCGAGTTGCAGGCGACCCATGGGCTTGTGGTTACGCCGTTGAGGATCGAATGACGGTTTCTGCAGGCAGCTTCACCTCAACGTTACGAGCGATGTATGAACCGCTTTATCGCATTCGCAACATCCTCAATCCGGCCAATCGACTACTGCAAGGATTAACTAAAACTAAGCAGGGTGCCAGCCAGCTGGAACCGCAGTTGGATAACCGGGTAGTGATGCCAACGGTGCGCTTGGTGCAAGCCTTAGCTCGTCGCGTTCAGGTACTACAGCGCGGTGACTTCCGGGTTTACTGCATGTACATCGTGGTGGCGCTGTTTGTGCTGTTAATCATCCCTGTTGAGTTAGGAGTTAACTAA